From the genome of Gammaproteobacteria bacterium:
TGGGCATACCGGTTTTGCTGTCGCGCTCCGGCATCACCCGGATGGGTCTGGATCTGGCGCACAAGACAGGCGTGATCATGATCGGGCGCGCCAAGGGCAAACACTTTTTGATTTTCAACGGTCACGAGTCGATTCGGTTCGACGCGATGCCACCGCCAAGACCCTCGCGCGCCGCTTGAGTATAATCCGTGTCGAGGAAACGCTTATGGTCATCAAGGGTTGGCGCACCGCGTGATCTCAAGAACCATAAATCGGGATGATCCCACACCGACCTCATGCCAATCTGGTCGAGGCGCTATGCGCGACACGCGGGATCATCTGTGTGGTTGGCGCCGGCGGCAAGAAGACGACACTTTATCGGCTGGCGGCGGAACACGGCGGCCGCGTAGGCATTACTTCCACGGTCGTTATACCGCCCTTTCCCGACACGCTGACAGGCGTCCGGGTCATTGCGGAGGAAAGCTGTCTTACGCCGGCCGTAATTGAGGCGGCACGCCACGCGCGCACGGTCGCCTTTGCTATGCCGATGGTTAAACACGAACGTCTGGGCGCCGTTGCGCCCGCCCAAATCACGCAGATCCACACCAGTGCTCATTTCGATATCACCCTGGTCAAGTGCGATGGCGCGCGCGGACGCTTGATCAAGGCCCCCGGCCCGGAAGAGCCCGTGATCCCGGCCGGCACGACCACGGTTATTCCGTTAGTATCCGCGCGCGTAATCGGCAAACGGCTCTCAGAACGCATCGCACATCGCGTCGCTCAAATCACCGCCGTCACCGGCGCTCGTCCCGGAGACATAATTACCCCCATGCACGTAGCCCGCTTGCTGGCGAGCACGGACGGCGCGCTCAAAAACGTGAGCGAGGCATCCGTCGTACCGGTAATCAACATGGTCGACAACCGGATGCTGGATGCCGCGGCGCGAGAGGTCGCGGAGATCGCACTGGATTTATGCGACCCGATTCAGCGCGTCGTGCTCACCCGCATGCGGCTGCCTGAGCCGGTCATAGAAATTGTTGTGAGATAATTAGCTTGCGCGGCCGGCGCCAGATGCTGAACATTTACCGCCGGTTCACCTGCGACCTTGGTCAGGCATTGTCCCGGTACGAAGCGCGCCTGCAAGGGCGGCGGGACGTTCGAACTCGCGCCAACCACAAGACTACGGAAAACTTTGAGGAAACGGTAATTCCGCGGTTCCTCTTGCGCGGCCTTCGTCCATGCAAAGCGGATATTGCCGGCCCATCATCACTCGCGTCCAGTTACGGCAAGATGTCGGTCTTTTGCTACCGCTGGCCCCACCGCCAGGTTTGGCTCACTGACTTCGCCCGCCGGCTTTGCCATACTCGATTTACGGTTTACAGGTAGTGCCGCGGCTTACTGCCAAGGGGCGCCACTGTGGGGCTGAGCGGCAGGAACTTTGTGTTCATCAGCTCAATTGATGTGCATTTGGCCTTTACCCGGGCTCATTTTCCTAACGTCCAAGGAGCGACCCCGATGTTCAAGAGATCCGACAATACCGTTAATTTTGGCTCGACGGTCGCAGATTGCGGCGAATCTAAGCAGGCCAGTACTGAACCGGTGACCACCGAGACAGCTTCTTCAAAGTCTGCGGGCGCTGACCGACGGTCGCTGCCGGCCGTGATCGGCGCCAGCATTCGCATCCAGGGCGAACTTTCCGGCGATGAGGACTTGGTCATACAGGGACATGTCGAAGGCTCCATCGAACTGAAAAAGAACAATCTGACCGTCGGCGCGCAAGGGTCGCTCAAGGCCAGCTGCCGTGCAAGAATTATCACGGTGGAAGGCAAGGTTGAAGGTGATCTGTATGGCGACGAGCGCATCGTTATCAAGCTATCCGGAGATGTCCGCGGCAACATTGTCGCGCCCCGCGTCAGTCTTGAAGACGGCGCCAAGTTCAAGGGCAGCATCGATATGGAACCCAAGCACGCCAAGAGTGGCGCCAGTTCAGACAGGCCGGCTGAAGCGATCACGCATAACAGTACCGCAAAAACCGGCAAGGAAAGCTCGCTTACCAACGCGCCACACGTCAAATCGGCATAGTGCCTACCTGATAATCAATCTGCATTGCAATCCGCATCCGGAAGAGGGACAGATATACTCAGGTGCAAGTCGGTCTGGATTAGCGCCCGCCTTGCACTTGGAATCCATCGCGACGCTTGGCGGTTGTTTGGCTGAAGTCCACTTAAACACTCATGCCAATGCAGCCGTGTTTAAGTTGGCGTAGTACTAAAGAGCGCCTGCGAGCTGTGTTTGTCGTTATTCTTGCAGGGCTGCAACCTACCTCGGCGGGCCGATCGACTCCACATCGAGCCCTTTGAGATAGTCACGGAATCTCGCGTGCAGCTCGGGATGCATGAGCGCGTGTTCCACTGTCGCCTCCAGATAGCCAAGCTTGCTGCCGCAGTCGTACCGCTTGCCCTCGAATTCATAGGCGAAGACTGATTCGCGCTCGAGCTGACTGGCGATTGCATCGGTTAACTGGATTTCGTTGCCAGCGCCGCGCTTCACGCGCGTCAGGCAGTCAAAGATCGATGGCGTCAATATATAACGACCAACAATTGCGATGCTGGAAGATGTCTCCTCCGGACTGGGTTTTTCCGTCATGCCATTGATTTTCCACAGGCGCTCATCGACAGACTCGCCCTCGACGATGCCATAACTATGCACGTCTTCCCGCGGAACCTGCTGTACGCCAATTAGCCCGCTTTGCCGCTGATTGTAAATATCCACCATCTGGCTGAGACAACCGCCATTTTCACTGGAAATCAAATCGTCGGCCAGGATCACCGCGAACGGCTCGTCGCCGACGACGTGCCGCGCGCACAGCACGGCATGCCCCAGCCCCAGCGCTTCCGCCTGACGGATGTAAACACAGGTGACTTGCGGGGGCACTATCTCCTGCACCAGCGCCAGCATTCTGTCTTTCTTGTGTGCCTTGAGCTCAACCTCGAGTTCGTACGCCTTGTCAAAGTGGTCCGGAATCGAACGCTTGGTGCGGCCGGTGATAAAGATCAATACATCGATACCGGCCGCAACCGCTTCTTCGGCCGCATATTGAATGAGCGGCTTGTCGACCACGGGCAACATTTCCTTGGGATTGGCCTTGGTTGCGGGCAGAAAGCGCGTGCCCAGGCCCGCCACCGGAAAAACCGCCTTACGAATCCTTTTGTTCAAAATGCGCTCCGGCTGGAGTTTTATAGTTCACAAGTCAGCCCCGAGAGCTGCACGAGCAAGATTTGCGTTAACGACGCACTTGTAACGGAAAAATTGATCGATGGCCAGAGTAACTCAAACACCGATCGTTGTCAGGGCTGGTGATGCTGATTGAAGGGCGCGTGTAACGCTGCCGGCGCCGATTATTTGCCGGCGGACGCGTACCATTGTTTTGGCGGCGCTGGTTGCGGCGCCGGTTTTGGCGCGCTGCCCAAGGCATCGATGGGCTTCACCGTCCCCCAGCCATGACAGCCCGGGCACTGCCAGTACAGGGCTCTGGTCGCCAGTCCACAGCGAGCACACAAATGCGAAGCCTGACGCCGCACATGTGCGTCCAGCGCATCGCCGATCGCGCGCAAAACGATGTCGTGGTTCGGGCCGGTTCCCCGTTTCAACCGAATGAACTCCGTGATCATCCTTAAGGACACCAAAGGCCGGTTCATCTCTTCGCATAAAACAGTGTCGGCGCCGGGTCCGTTACCTTTTTCCAGGCTGTTGACCATATCCAGCGTGACCGATAACCCGCAGTGATGCTCGCGCATCTGCCGCAATAATTTCTGATGGCCGACAATATCGCCGCACTGTGCGAAAGCCTCCTTGAGCTTTGGCAGCACCAGCGGAATGAAAGCCGGTTTCTGGCGGCCGACATCGCTGAAAAATTTGATAGCCATGCGGTAATCCGCCTGCGCAAAAGCCAGGTCGCCGAGCAGAATGCTTGCGCGCACGCAATCCGGGTCTTGAACCAGCGCCTGTCGCGCGTGTCGGAGCGCGCTGCCATGCTGGCTGTCGATCATACCGGCTTCGCCCAGTTCGCAATGATAATGCGCGATCACATCCCCCAGCGACGCGCCACACTCCCGCTGCCAGCGTACCGCGACATCGATCGCCTGCTGCCAGTCTTTCTCCTGTTCGTAGATTTCACGCAGATGCCTGTAGGCTTGCGGCGCGTGTCCACCAATATTGATAACCTCCTTGAAAAGATCCTCCGCGCGATCCAGCAGTCCCGCCCGCAAATAGTCTCTCGCCAGCTCCAGCAGTGCATCCGCGCGGTGGCCCAAATGCAGGTTGTCTATGGCAATAAGATTCTGATGAATGCGAATGGCGCGCTCGACTTCGCCGCGACGTCTGAAAAGATTGCCCAGCGCGATGTGCGTCTCGACTGTATCCGCATCGATGTCGTCGATGCGCATGAACACTTCGAGCGCCTTGTCCGGCTGCTCGTTGAGCAGGAAGTTAAGGCCCTTGATGTAGTCATCGGGGAGCTGGACGGCAGGCCGTTCAGCTCGATTACTTATCGAGCGGCTGGCAGCGTACCAGCCCGAAACGGCCGCCGCGGGTACCAGCAGCCAGAGCAGATCGATCATTCAGCCTTCATGCGGGTGCCCGCAGGTGATACACGCAAAGCTGGCGGTCGGCTAGCCGCATGAATGCCCCTGCGCGTGATACGGAGAATGGCCAACGATAGAACGCTACCGCCACTGGTCAACCGGTGCGCCGCGCTGATAATTTATACCATTCGATCGCGGGCCGCCCGACGTTGCGATCAATCCGGCTCGATGAGCGGATCGTTGACGCGCTGCCTCAACGCCTTGCCCGGCTTAAAATGCGGGACGTGTTTGCCAGGCAAATACACGGGATCCCCGGTTTTTGGATTTCTGCCCGTGCGAGGCGGGCGGAAATGAAGTGAAAAACTTCCAAAGCCACGAATCTCGATACGTTTGCCGGTCGCAAGCGCACGACTCATCTGTTCAAGCAGGCTCTTGACCGAGAATTCGACGTCCCGATAGGCAAGATGGCTCTGCTGGTGCGCAATTTTCTCAATTAATTCGGATTTCGTCATCGCTCGCCCGCGCAGGGAAGAAGGCAATCGGGCGCGTTACCCTGACAGCCATGGATTGGTTAGGTCAGTTAACACCCGCTACTAGTCCTTGTTGTCCATCTGTTCCTTCAAAATATCGCCCAGCGAGGTGGTCGCGGCGCCGGTATGACTGTAGTCCTGCAAAGCTTCCGCTTCCTCGGCGTATTCCCTGGCTTTGATCGACAGCGTTATCGTGCGATTCTTGCGGTCCACGCCCACGAATTTCGCCTGCACTTCGTCGCCCGCGTTCAGCACGGTGCGAACGTCCCCTACCCGGTCGCGCGCGAGCTCGGATGCACGCAAGGTACCCTCGACGCCGTCGCCAAGACTGATAATCGCCGCCTTGGCGTCGACTTCCCTGACCACGCCCTTGACGATGCTGCCCTTGGGATTATCGGCGACAAAGCTGGAAAATGGATCCTTGTCGAGCTGCTTGACGCCAAGCGAAATACGCTCGCGACTGGAATCGACGGACAACACCACCGCATCGACCTCTTCGCCCTTTCTATAGTTGCGCACCGCCTCTTCGCCCGGCACATTCCAGGAGATGTCGGACAGGTGCACCAACCCGTCAATGCCGCCGTCCAGACCAACGAATATGCCGAAATCGGTAATTGACTTGATGACGCCTGAAACCTTGTCGCCCTTGTTATGTAAAGCGGCGAAATCGTCCCAGGGATTCGGCAGGCACTGCTTCATGCCCAGTGAGATGCGACGCCGATCTTCGTCGATATCGAGAATCATGACCTCGACCTCATCGCCCAGAGAAACCATCTTGGACGGGTTGACGTTCTTGTTGGTCCAGTCCATTTCCGACACATGCACCAGCCCTTCCACACCTTCCTCGACTTCCACGAAACAGCCGTAGTCGGCAATATTCGTTACCTTGCCGAACAGACGGGTCCGCTCCGGATAACGGCGTGCAATGTCCACCCACGGATCTTCGCCAAGCTGCTTCAGGCCCAGCGACACGCGGCTGCGTTCCCGATCGAACTTGAGCACTTTCACGTCGATTTCATCGCCGATATTCACGACTTCCGAAGGGTGCTTGACGCGCTTCCACGCCATGTCGGTGATGTGCAGCAAGCCGTCCACGCCGCCGAGATCCAGAAATGCGCCGTAATCGGTCAGGTTCTTTACGATGCCCTTGACCACGTGTCCCTCGCGAAGATTCTCCAGCAGCGCCTCGCGCTCGGCGCTGTATTCGGACTCGACGATCGCGCGGCGCGACACCACCACGTTGTTGCGGCGCTGGTCCAGCTTGATAACCTTGAACTCCAGCTCCTTGCCTTCGAGATAAGTCGTGTCGCGCACGGGACGCACATCGACCAGCGAACCCGGCAAGAAGGCGCGGATATCCCCCACTTCCACGGTGAAACCGCCCTTGACCTTGCCCGTAATGCTGCCCGTTACCGCCTCGCCTGCTTCGAAAGCCTGTTCCAGCACCGCCCATGACCGCGCGCGCCGTGCCTTTTCGCGCGACAACTTGGTCTCGCCGAAGCCATCCTCGACCGCATCCAGCGCAACTTCCACGATATCACCCACATGCACATTGAGCTCGCCGCGTTCGCTGCGAAACTGATCGATGGGGATAACACCTTCGGACTTGAGGCCGGCGTTGACGATTACGGTATCGTTGCGGATGTCGATGACGGTACCATTGATAATGGTGCCGGGTCGCATTTGAATATTGTTCAGGCTTTCTTCGAACAGCTGCGCAAAGCTTTCACTCATGGGTTGACTGGACTCATAGACGTTAAGGGATTGCTGCAATCAATCCCTCGAGGTTGGTTGACGTTCGTTCACAAGGCGCACGACACTCGCAAACACCTGATCGATATTTCTTCCCGTAGAATCAACGATAACCGCGTCCGCCGCGGGCGCGAGCGGTGCGGCCTTACGTTCTCTATCCCGCTGATCACGGGTACTCAATTCTTCCAGAAGGTCGGCGAGCTTAGCACCAATCCCTAGCGCCATCAACTGCTTATGGCGTCTGTAGGCACGTTCATCAAGGCTTGCCGTGAGGTATATCTTGAGCGCGGCGTCGGGAAATATCACCGTACCCATATCGCGGCCCTCGGCGACCAGCCCAGGCGGTCGGCGGAACGCGCGCTGACGGAACACAAGCGCATCGCGTACCGCCGGGATGCACGCCAGCCGGGACGCCATGTCACCGCAGGCCTCGGAGCGCAACGCCTCGGTACGATCCTCACCATCGAGCCATGCGCGGCGCCCGCCGTCGGGTTCAGTGCTGAATACGACGTTGAAGCCAGTCGCTAGACCTGCCAGATCGGAAACCGCATCCAAAGAAATACCATGCCGCCGCACCGCCAGCGCCAGCGCGCGATAAAGCGCGCCGCTATCGAGCAGGCCGTATCCCAGATGGCCCGCAAGGCGGCTGCTGACCGCGCCCTTGCCGGCGCCGCCGGGGCCATCGATAGTAATAACCGGTGCTTCGCCCCTCACGCGCAGAAGGGCTCAGAAATATTCAGGCCCGCGCCCGTGGCCAGCGCGGCAAAACCCGGAAACGAGGTTGCGACGTTTGCGCAATCGTTGATGACAATCTCACCGTCCGCCACCGCGCCGGCAACCGCGAACGCCATGGCGATACGATGATCGCCGTGGCTGTCTATCACGCCGCCGCGCAACTGCCCGCCGATCACGCGCATGCCATCGACGGCGGGCGTGGCGTCGATCCCGCAAGCCTGCAATCCCGCGGTCATAACCTGGATGCGGTCGCTTTCCTTGACCCGCAGTTCCTTGGCTTCGGTTAACACCGTTTCCCCTTTTGCGCATGCCGCCGCAACGAGAATCGCGGGAAACTCGTCGATCGCCAGCGGCACCAGCGCTGGCGGAATTTGGGTGCCGGTCAGTGGCGCGTGCCGTACGCGCAGATCCGCCACCGGCTCGCCGCCGGCGGTGCGCTCATTGACCAATTCGATATCCGCCCCCATCAGTCGCAGGATGTCGATCACGCCGCGACGGGTGGAATTGACGCCAACCTGAGCAAGTATAACGTCCGACCCCGGCGCGATGCTGGCGCCGACCATGAAAAACGCCGCGGAGGAAATGTCCGCGGGGACTTCGATGTCGCGCGCGATAAGCCTGCCGCCGCCACGCAGACTCACGCCACCGCGTATCACGTGCAACGGGTAGCCAAACGCAGTCAACATCCGCTCGGTATGGTCACGGGTCATGACGGGCTCGGTAACAGAGGTCTTGCCTTGCGCATAAAGCCCCGCCAGCAACAGACAGGACTTGACTTGCGCGCTCGCCACCGGCATGTCATACGCGATGCCCCGTAATTCGCCACCACCCGCGATGATCAGCGGTGCGGTGCCTAGCGCACTGGTGCGGATGGCCGCACCCATCGCCGTCAGCGGCTCGGCAATACGGCGCATGGGACGGCGCACAAGCGAGGCGTCGCCGACAAGTTTTGACGCGAACGATTGCCCGCACAGCAGACCCGCCAGCAGCCGCATCGACGTGCCGGAGTTGCCCACATCCAGGTCCATGGACGGCGCTTGCAGCCCATGCAGACCCACGCCTTCGATTTTCACTTCGCCGCTTTCGGCGAAGTCCATCCGCACGCCCATGGTGCGGAACGCACGCGCCGTGGCCAGACAGTCCTGTGCATGCAAAAAACCCGCGATGCGCGTTGTCCCTTCCGCAATCGCCCCGAACATGAGTGCGCGATGGGAGATCGACTTGTCGCCTGGCACCCGCAATGTGCCGTTGACGCTGCCGCCCGGTCGCGTGCGAAAGCTTAAAGGCCGTGGCGTCCCGCTCTCCACCTCGCGGGCATCGCCAGACGGATCAGGGCTCACGATCATTCACCGGTCGCGATTCCGTCACGCGCCTGCTTGGCGCGCGTAAACAGCGCCTGCAGGCTCGTTCCGTCATGCCTCAGGATTGCGTCTTCGATGCGTTCCAGATCATTGCGATAGCGGCCGATCAGCGATCGGATCGCATCGCCGTTCGCCAGCAAGATATCGCGCCACATCACCGGGTCGCTGGAAGCGATACGCGTGAAATCTTTGAATCCACCAGCGGCAAAGCGGAAAATTTCATCGCGTTCGGCCAGCCGCGCCAGACTCTCGACCAGCGCATACGCGAGCACGTGCGGCAGATGGCTGGTCGCGGCCAGCACACGATCGTGATGTTCGACATCCATTTCCTCAACACTTGCGCCCGCCTGCTCCCACATGGATTTCACGGTCTGCAACGCCTTGCGATCGGTATTCACAAACGGTGTCAGGATCACCTTGCGGCCCCGATACAACCTGGCAAAAGCAGCCTCGACACCACTGTGCTCGGTGCCCGCGATGGGATGACCCGGAACAAAGTACGTCGGCACTTCACCGAACACGTTGCGCGCGGCCTCGACCACCGAGTGCTTGGCGCTGCCGACATCGGTGAGCACCACGCCTTCCGCCAGATGATCCTTGATGGCAGCGAACACCGCGAGCATGGCGCCCAGCGGCACGGCGACAACGGTCATGTCCGCACCGGTGACCGCGCGCCGGGCGTCGATCTCGAATCGATCGATTACGCCGAGTTCCACGGCCTTGCGCAGATGCGATGCGTCCCGCCCCGCGCCGATGATCTCGCCGACCGCGCCGGCGCGCCGCAGCGCCAGCGCCAGCGAGCCGCCGATCAGACCCACGCCGATCACGCACAAGCGCCGGATCATGGGCTAAGCACCTTGTCCAGCGCGTCGAGTACACGCCGGTTCTGATCCTCGCGTCCGATGGTGATGCGCAGGTACTCCGGCAGTTCGTAACTCGCGACGGGGCGTACGATCACGCCCCCGCGCAGCAACGCCTGGTACACCGCAGAGGCGTCGCGGCCGACGTTGACGCAAATAAAATTGCCTACCGACGGTATGAAGTGCAAGCCCCGCGCCTCGAACGCGCCCGCGAACTGCGCGAGGCCGGCGTTGTTCATCTCGCGGCTCTCCGCCACGTGCCCGGCGTCATCCAGCGCCGCCAGCGCCGCGGCCTGCGCGACACTGCTGGTGTTGAACGGCTGACGCACGCGATTCAGCAGTTGCGCGACGGCGGGGTGCGAAAGTCCGTATCCGATACGCAGGCCCGCGAGCCCGTAAACCTTGGAAAAAGTGCGGGTCACGATCAGGTTCGGGAATTCCGCCAGCCACGCCACCGCGTTGGGATAGTCCGACGCCTGCACGTACTCGAAATAGGCTTCGTCGACCACGATTAGCGTGGTGGCGGGTAATTCGCCTATAAACTGGCGCAGCTGCGCGCCATCGATCCAGGTGCCGGTAGGATTGTTCGGATTGGCGACGAACACCACTCGCGTCTCGCCATCGACCAGTTTGCCAAGCGCGTTCAAATCGTGGCCGTAAGGCATGGCGTGATCCGGCGCGTTAGGCTGCGCCACCCGTGGGGCCGCGCCCACGGCCTGCACCACGATCGGATACACGGCAAAAGCGTGCCGTGAAAACACCGCGTTGAGACCGGGCCTTAAAAAAGCGCGCGCGACCAGCTCCAGAATCTCGTTCGAGCCGTTGCCCAACGTGACACATTCACGCGCCACATGGTGATAATCGGCCAGCGCGGCCTTGAGCGCAAAGCCGTTGCCGTCGGGATAAATGGAAATCTTGCCGACCTCCCGCTGCATGGCGGCCATCGCCAGCGGGCCGGGGCCCAGCGGATTTTCATTGGATGCGAGTTTGAGCGAATCGTGGATACCGAGCTCTCGCTCCAGCGTTTCGATCGGCTTGCCCGGCTCGTATGGTTGCAGCCGCCGCACACCCTCGACCGCCAGATTCAGAAAATCGCAACTCATGTGCATGGCCGGGTCACGAGGAGCACTAAAGCACGGCGCGCGGGTACGAGCCAAGCACCTTGAACAGGTCGCCGAGTTTCTCCAGGTCATCCAGCGCCGGCTTGAGATTACCGTCGTCCATGTGACCTTCCACATCCAGAAAAAATACGTATTCCCAGTTGACCAGTTGCGACGGGCGCGAGGCGATGCGCGTCATGCTTACCCCGTTTTGCGCCAGTGGCGCCAGCAACCGGCATAGCAGGCCGGGCTGGTTGCGTCCCGACACCACCAGGCTGGTCTTGTCGAAACCGCTGGGCGGCACGCGCTGGCGGCCGATGATCAAAAAGCGCGTGATGTTGTTCGGATTGTCCTCGATATTGTTGCGGAGCGCCCGCAAACCGTAAGTGCGCGCGGCGGCGTCGCCAGCGATGGCGGCGGCATTGCCTTCTCCACGCGCCCGGCGGGCGCCCTCGGCATTGCTGCTGACCGCAATGCGCTCTGCTTGCGGCAGATTCGAATCCAGCCAGCCGCGACACTGCGCCAGCGACTGCTGATGCGAATACACGCGTTCGACTTTCGCGGCCTCGTCCAGAGTCGAAAGCAGATGATGGTGAATGCGCAGTTCGACTTCGCCGTTTATCTTGAGCGACGACTGCAAAAACATGTCCAGGGTGTGATTGACCACGCCCTCGGTGGAATTTTCGATCGGCACCACGCCGTAATGCGTGGTGCCGGATTCGACCTCGCGAAACACCTGGTCGATGGCGCCTAGCGCGATGGCCTTGACCGAATGACCGAAATGCTTTAGTACCGCCTCCTGCGTAAAGGTGCCCTCGGGCCCGAGAAACGCCACCTTGAGCGGTTGTTCGAGCGCCAGGCACGCGGACATGATTTCGCGAAACAGGCGGGCCATCTCCTCCTCGCTCAACGGTCCTTTGTTCCGGGCCAGCACCCTGCGTAACACCTCGGCCTCGCGCTCGGGACGATAGCAGGGCGCATCCGCGTCGGTCTGGCGCTTGATACGCGCAACGTTGAGCGCCACCTCGGCGCGTTCGCTGATGAGGCGCATGATCCTGGCGTCCAGCTCGTCGATTTGTTCGCGGGCGACGTTCAGTGCATCGCGGTCGTTCATGTCCTTAGCGTGTC
Proteins encoded in this window:
- the pheA gene encoding prephenate dehydratase → MNDRDALNVAREQIDELDARIMRLISERAEVALNVARIKRQTDADAPCYRPEREAEVLRRVLARNKGPLSEEEMARLFREIMSACLALEQPLKVAFLGPEGTFTQEAVLKHFGHSVKAIALGAIDQVFREVESGTTHYGVVPIENSTEGVVNHTLDMFLQSSLKINGEVELRIHHHLLSTLDEAAKVERVYSHQQSLAQCRGWLDSNLPQAERIAVSSNAEGARRARGEGNAAAIAGDAAARTYGLRALRNNIEDNPNNITRFLIIGRQRVPPSGFDKTSLVVSGRNQPGLLCRLLAPLAQNGVSMTRIASRPSQLVNWEYVFFLDVEGHMDDGNLKPALDDLEKLGDLFKVLGSYPRAVL